The DNA segment TGCCGGCAGAAAACTTTTACGTGGCGCTTTGGGATGGCATCGGGCCGGTGGTTCGGTTTCCTTATTTCGCAGATCAAAAGGATGCGCCGCCCGCACCTGGACCTCCCGGGCGGGGGCTTACCGAATACGTGATCCGCACTGGAAAGCCGTTGCTTTTGGGGCCGGAAGAGGACTCCCAGCTGGTGGCCGCCGGTGAGGTGGAGCTCATTGGCAGCCCGGCAGTTTCGTGGATGGGGGCGCCGTTGCAGGTGGCCGGAAAGACCCTGGGTTGCATGGTGGTGCAGTCCTACGACCCGAACGTGCGGTACTTTCCGGAGGACCTGGAGGTGCTTTCCTTGGCCGCCAGGGAGGTGGCGCAGGTGCTTCATCGCTTCGAGCTTCAGCAACAGCTGGCAGAAACCGCGGCCAAGTTCCAAACGCTGGTGGATCTTTCCCCCGATGCCATCCTCATTCACCAGGATGGTGTCATTAAGTTTGCCAACCGGGCGGCCGCTCGGCTGTGGGGTGCCAAGGACCCTGCTGACCTTGTGGGGCGTCCCGCGTTGGATCTGGTGGCGCCCAGCTTTCGGGAAACCGTCAAGGAAAGAGTGCGGAGGAGCCTTGAGAGCGGCCAAATGGCCCCGCCGTTGGTGGAGGAGTTTCTGCGGGTTGACGGCACCACTTTTCGGGGTGAGGCATCGGCCACCCCCATCACATTCCAAGGTCGGCCGGCCATCGAAGTGGTAATTCGCGATGTTTCCGAACGGGAAAAAACCGAGGCTCTCTTGCGGGAAGCTCAAAAGATGGAGGCCATCGGCGCCCTGGCCGGGGGCATTGCCCACGATTTTAATAACCTGCTCCAAGCGTTTTCCGCACTGCTTTTTTCGCTGAAAGGCAAGCTAGCTGGCGCTTCCGTGGGTCAAGAGCTGCAGACCCTAGAAGGCCTGGTGCAGCGGGGTGCTTCCCTGGCCCGCCAACTCCTGTTGTTTGCCCGCAGGGAAATTTCCCGGCGCGAAGCACTCGACCTCAACGAGCTCGTAAAACAAATGGAGGAGCTGCTCCGCCGCCTCTTGCCCGCCAACATTTCCCTGGAACTCAAACTTGCTGCGGATCCGGTGGTGGTGGAAGCCGACCCCAACCAGTTGAACCAGGTGCTCCTGAACTTGGTGGTGAACGCCAAAGACGCCATGCCGGAGGGCGGCAAGCTGGAGCTTCGCGTCGAGCAGCGGGGGGATGAGGCTCTTTTGGCTGTCAGCGACAACGGCTGCGGCATTCCCGAAGACGTTCTTCCCCGGATTTTTGAGCCGTTTTTCTCCACCAAAGGCCCCGAAAAGGGCACCGGTTTGGGCTTGGCGGTGGTACACGGCATCGTCACCCAGCACGGGGGCCGCGTGGAGGTGACAAGCACCGTGGGCAGGGGAAGCACGTTTACGGTGGTTCTACCTACCGCTTCAGCGCCGTTAGCTCCCCAAACAAAGGTCATTTCCGGTTCGGTTCCGCCGGTGGGGAGCGGTCAGCGGGTGCTGGTGGTGGAAGATGAAGAGGCCGCCCGCCAAACCCTGGCAGATGTACTACAGGCTTTGGGCTACCAGGTGGTGGCAGTGGGAAGCGCGGAAGAAGCGGGGAAGCTACCCGCAGATCCAGCTTTTGATGTGCTGCTTACGGATTTCCTGCTCCCCGGCGCCAGCGGCGCGCAACTGGCGGCGGGCCTGGTGGAGCGCTGGCCAAACCTGAAGGTAATCGTTATGTCCGGCTATGCCGAAGATCAAGCGTTCAAAGAGCAGGTGAGCCGGGGACAGGTTCATTTCTTGCAAAAGCCCTTTACCATGGAAAAGCTGGCTCGCGTTTTGGCCGCGGCTTTGGCGGACCAAAAGAGCTAGCCTTTCCGCGTGCGGAGGTGCCCATGGAACTAAGCCCAAGCCTTCGTGAGCGCCTGTTGACCTTTCAGCAGTTGGAGCTCACCGAGCACGAAATTTACGCCCGTTTGGCCCAAGGTCTTCCCGAAGGGGAGAACCGCCGCATTTTGGAGCGCATTGCCGCCGATGAGCTGCGCCACGCCCGCGATTGGCAAGCTTTAACCGGCCAGGAGGTAAAACCCAAACGGCTGTGGGTGGTCCTGTACACCTGGGTTGCCCGCATCTTTGGCCTTACCTTTGGCTTAAAGCTCATGGAGCGAGGCGAGGAACGGGCGCAAGGGGGTTACAAAGAGCTCTTGGGGGTGATCCCCAACGTGGAAGCTTGGCTGCAGGACGAAGAAGACCACGAACACCAGCTCTTGGGCATGCTGGAAGAGGAACGGCTGCACTACGCCGGCTCGGTGGTCCTGGGGCTCAACGACGCTTTGGTGGAACTGACCGGTGCCCTGGCCGGTCTCACTCTCGCCCTGCAGAACACCAAGCTCATTGCCCTTTCTGGCCTTATCACCGGCATTGCCGCTTCCCTTTCCATGGCGGCCTCTGAGTACCTGTCCACCCGTTCGGAGGGCACCGAGAAACACCCGCTTCGGGCCGCCGTGTACACCGGCATCGCTTATATCGTGACGGTGCTTTTGCTGGTTCTGCCGTACTTGCTTTTTGCCAACTACTACCTGGATTTGGCCTTGACCCTTTCGGTGGCGGTGCTCATCATTGCGGTTTTCAACTTTTACATTTCGGTGGCCAAGGACGAGCCCTTTGGCCGCCGCTTTGCGGAAATGGCGCTGCTTTCCTTTTCGGTGGCGGCCATATCTTTCGGCATCGGCTTTGTGGCCCGAAAGCTCCTGGGCGTGGAGGTTTAACCAGCCGCGAGCGTGTTCTTTCCTGGCCTGTTCTTCTAACGCAGGCGTACCGGGCTAAGCACTTCCTCTTTTTTTGAATGTGGGACCCGCGCTCCTGCGCGGGTCTTTTTTCGCCGGCGCGGGAGCGCCGGCCCCACATCCCACGCGGGGGGCCGCTCGCACTCCGCCCACAGCTCCGCTCGCTTGGCCCCCCGCAACCCCCACCGCTCGCACCGGCAAAGCCGGATACTCGCTTTTCTTGCCCACCCCCGCCGCCGCGGAGCGGCGGCCCAATATCTCACGCGGGGGGCCGCTCGCGCTCCGCCCACAGCTCCGCTCGCTTGGCCCCCCGCAACCCCCACCGCTCGCACCAGCAAAGCCGGATGCTCGCTTTTCTTGCCCACCCCCGCCGCCGCAGGAGCG comes from the Thermoanaerobaculum aquaticum genome and includes:
- a CDS encoding ATP-binding protein encodes the protein MNVENRGVPTLLTRILLRKRGAFLLAVVYLVLAGAYIWVSGHAVKAISGQDAALLHRLEILKGWVFVLLTAVALYAILRMVVRATGKERQVSEELLRVHERLKLLVEANPHFFFYTQDREGNVTYVSPSVEAITGRPVSEWLKHTHWWTTDNPINEEARRKTRKHLAGEFDGKPILVEILHPSGRRVLLEAFEAPLHGPRGFEGIQGVAHDVTTRRRGELLQQFFVRVTQAVGEAESVEALLAQVHRELRVLLPAENFYVALWDGIGPVVRFPYFADQKDAPPAPGPPGRGLTEYVIRTGKPLLLGPEEDSQLVAAGEVELIGSPAVSWMGAPLQVAGKTLGCMVVQSYDPNVRYFPEDLEVLSLAAREVAQVLHRFELQQQLAETAAKFQTLVDLSPDAILIHQDGVIKFANRAAARLWGAKDPADLVGRPALDLVAPSFRETVKERVRRSLESGQMAPPLVEEFLRVDGTTFRGEASATPITFQGRPAIEVVIRDVSEREKTEALLREAQKMEAIGALAGGIAHDFNNLLQAFSALLFSLKGKLAGASVGQELQTLEGLVQRGASLARQLLLFARREISRREALDLNELVKQMEELLRRLLPANISLELKLAADPVVVEADPNQLNQVLLNLVVNAKDAMPEGGKLELRVEQRGDEALLAVSDNGCGIPEDVLPRIFEPFFSTKGPEKGTGLGLAVVHGIVTQHGGRVEVTSTVGRGSTFTVVLPTASAPLAPQTKVISGSVPPVGSGQRVLVVEDEEAARQTLADVLQALGYQVVAVGSAEEAGKLPADPAFDVLLTDFLLPGASGAQLAAGLVERWPNLKVIVMSGYAEDQAFKEQVSRGQVHFLQKPFTMEKLARVLAAALADQKS
- a CDS encoding VIT1/CCC1 transporter family protein, whose translation is MELSPSLRERLLTFQQLELTEHEIYARLAQGLPEGENRRILERIAADELRHARDWQALTGQEVKPKRLWVVLYTWVARIFGLTFGLKLMERGEERAQGGYKELLGVIPNVEAWLQDEEDHEHQLLGMLEEERLHYAGSVVLGLNDALVELTGALAGLTLALQNTKLIALSGLITGIAASLSMAASEYLSTRSEGTEKHPLRAAVYTGIAYIVTVLLLVLPYLLFANYYLDLALTLSVAVLIIAVFNFYISVAKDEPFGRRFAEMALLSFSVAAISFGIGFVARKLLGVEV